Part of the Lolium rigidum isolate FL_2022 chromosome 6, APGP_CSIRO_Lrig_0.1, whole genome shotgun sequence genome, GCAAGCTCCTCCTTTTACAATAAAACTACATTATTTCGTTTTCATGGGGCCCAGAATCAGTTCCTTACCGTATGGGAGTATGCATTTAATTTACCTACTGGTTTTCATTTTATAAATAGAGATAGTGTGCTGCTACAGAGGCAGAGAGCGCCCCTGAGAGATGTCAATGATTGATTCTCGGTGTTGCTTATGTAGTTTGAGCTTGAAATATGAGTCAAAGCCTGAACATAGTCTGCTCAAGATTCTTCAAGTTTTGTATGTGTGTTATGTGCGTTGCTTTAAATACAAGCTTTAAATCACACTCAATCTATGTGTCATGTAGCTCCACTGTCCAACTACACCATTCCACATTAATACTCTTAAACTGGTCGACACCTGACTACTGAAGCTCCCAACTGGCTTTTAGATTTCGCCTCTGACATTTTGTTAATATTTGCCTCTGATCTGGCTTATGATTCATGAGCTCTTGCCATCTAATTGGTTCAGTTGTGTTATTTGATTTAATCTCCTATGAATAAGTATCCAAAAATTATTTATTTGTACTCGTGCTATGTTTTTGCTTATTTTAATTGCATATGATTTACTCGTGCCATTCCTGTTGTTATGGTTTGTAAATGTGGTCTTAATGAAAAGACCATTTTATCTACGGGTTTGGTATAAACAGATACTTCTTGATTGTCCTCTTTTTGGTAGTTGGCCTTTTGTAATTTCTAGGTATAACTTTCAGAGAACAAGCAATCATATGCGCTTGCTTCCCTGAATGTCCATATATTTGGTAGTTAGGCTTAAATATTATCGCCTTGGAGCTGGCGATGGTCGCCGCCTCAACTGTCTTCCGCTCCCCTCTTTGAGTCAGACATCAATATATTGGTGCTTTGCAGGTCAAACCCTATCTTAttatctctccctctccctctataaatcttCGGATGCTTTATGTTGAACAATGGTACATCACATAGTTATCAGATCTTCTATCCGCTAAAACCCACGAACGATACAACATGAGGAATGGAAGCTATCTGATGATCATAGAATTAGTTCTGCTAATCATGTATGCTGTTGTTCCTTTTGTTTTACGTCCTCAAAACATTTTTTGGTGCTACTGGATTTTACAATTGAAATTCCTGTTTTAGCTCCAATTGTCTGTTTCTACTTGATTAGCACTCCCAAGTGAACTTCAACCGGATGGTTCTTGCTTGGCCTGTGAAGAATCCGCTTATTGTGTATTTCCTTACTTTTTCTTCAAAACACACCATTGTTGATTTCCTTTACATATCTTTATTATTCCTATATGTCATTTGTATATCCATCATGTTTAGTTAAAGGATATTCTTCTCCTTTTATCCTGCCATGTTTTAGTCTACAACATTGTCTGCCACAAGCAATTGGGTACAATCATATTTAGAGAGGACATTTAAATAAACCCTTCTTATTCCGAAGTCAGTTTATACCATTTATGATGCAATGCTATTAATTTGTTTGTCTCTCTTATTTTACTTATTCATGATGCAGATAACTCAATATTTATGGTGATTAGATCTGATTTTCATGATGCAGATAACTCAAAATAAAACACACAGGAGGCTGATTTTCTCACAGTTTTTCTTTTTGGCCAGTAACATTATGGTGATTAGATCTGATACTTTTTGGCACATTAAATATTTGTTTTCTCTCCATGATCTGTAAAATTGCTCACAGGTTCTTTCTTTGGCTGCTTTATAAAAAATTATTGTTTTGTACACACCCTATGCAGTATGAAATGATTATTAGCTACCATTTTTCATATATTGCAGTCTGTCTACCAGTGGACTGCAAAGCAATAGCAAAGCATATTGGCCTTAAGTAGGTTTATCTAAACATACAATGCATGATGGTTATTCCTTTTACTCCAGGTTTTGTAAATATACGTGTGTATGGCATATTGGCCTTTCTTAGGAGTTGCTTTCTGGATTTGCTCGCTGCTCTATGGATCTATTATTTAACGAAATGATGTTATACAGTGACTTGCACCATCTTTGGCCTTTTAACCGGTTGATTTGAATTTTTAAATGGAGTCAAATAGTGTCCCTCCATCTTAACATGCCACACATTTATCATGTGTGGCGTGTAATTTAAGAGGGCATGAGTGCATGACATGTGCATTCCTGATTATAGGGTGTTGTAAAGAATATCATCCCAGCCATGCAATTATTTCTGCTGCTTGTGCATTGGAAGCTTTAAAGCTCGTCTCTGGCTGCAGCAGAAGTGTGTCAAATTATCTCACGGTGAGTTTCGCTGCATCGTGCTTTCGTAAATTACGCATGGTTGTGTAAGTATTCTAAGTAAACAGTGATATTTTCATTTATGTTTCAATAACAAATTGGGTTTAATCTTTAGTTATATACAACTCACCCTCTGTAGCTAATAGTAATAGGCACGTGTAAGTTGAACTCACCCTCTGATTACAGGGCGATGCAAGTATTTTCATATACAGACTTCTCTTCCTTTTGTATGTCTTTATTCCTAATTCtccttttttggtttttttttcactGGTATACTCGGCTTGTTTTAGCCACCGTTAATTGATTCTAATTATGCTGGCCATTTTTGTGTGTACCAGTTGCCTCTGGGAGCCGCATACAGTCGGTTCGGGTGTATTTACCTGTAGTATGCATGGCAGTTGCAGCAGCTTGCCAATTAGTACCCACCAAAGGTAATTTACCTCTTCATCTTTGAGGTCCTACTGGTTGTCGCAAGGGCCGACATTGTGAAATCGCTGTCTTGTGCCTAGGTTCAACTTCTTGTGCACCATGAGATTATGCAAGGTCCTCCATTCTAATGGGAAATTAGATATCGCAAGAGCCAACAATATTCTGAATTTGAGTGTTCTAGAATAGATCAATAGTAAGTCTCAAAAGAGTAAAATTGGTTAGAGCACAGGTACAGTTGAAAATTAGATAAACCTGAAAAAACAAAATGTAAATGTGAGTGTATCTGATAACTGAAAAGCCAAGTTTTGGAATTAGATATATAACATATAGGAAATAATATTACTGTGTTAGCTTTTGgctaagccaaaaaaaaattatatggcgCTATCTTCTCTATACAGAGCTGTTGACAACCAATAATGCGTAGTTCTACTTTTTCTTTTGCAGATTTGGCGGTCCATCTTCTCCGAGCAAAGCATAGGCCACGGATCCGCTACTCAGCTCTAATTTTGTAGCAGCCTGCCAGTTGGCGAGAGAACAGTTCGGGACGGGGCTACCTTACCGGAGATCTTGACGGTTTGGAGTTAGAATGCCAAATCCTAATTTTCTATTTAACCCCTTTGCCTTATTTATATGTATTTTATAGCTTAGACAGCATCACAGTAGAACTAAACATATTATTGCAACATGGGCTATTTACTATGCTGTGACTTTTTGATTCTATCATCTATGTTGTATGACAGTGCACTGCTATTGGTGATTTTGTGATCAACTTCGTGTGCAACCAAAATATCAGTTGTCTATTTACTGTTGATTCATTTGCGTTTTATTTCTTGCTGATTATCACCATGATTTCACTTACTGGTAAGGCATGGCTTCAATTTAGGCTCCAGTTCGGTCTTTGTTGGGCTGGGGCACAACGGATTATCCTATGTATTAGTCATCCATTAGCATATTATTAATACGCTTTCGTTTGCACTGATTTAGGCATTTCTCTCATGTATtgattctgccatttgcgcgatagcgcaaccggtCATCTAGTGGAGAGAGATGGCTCTAAGTTTTGGAACATCTGAGAGAGAGTGTGGGTCAAACCTCTATGATGACGGATGCACTACGCACTGTTTATGGTGTCACATGTAGCAGCTACTCAGCAgagaagtgcacggtggcgataCAAGTGCGCGGTGCGCACCTGCTCCATTCCACCTTTCCCTGACCGGACGATCCTGTCTTATCGCTTGGCAGTGAAGATAAACAACCGAGGTTGCTGTGGACCTTTCCCAAACGGGTGAGTGGGATTGTTCTTTGACGTGGGCGGTAGAGATATACAAAACTGCAATCAACTTATATTTTGCATGATGTAGTTTCTATTTTGTGGTTGGCGTAGCTTACTTGTCGTTTGCTAAGCGTGAAATAACGATCTATAAAGCTTACCCTAATCCTAAATGAGAGAAAACAAAATTCCATAGTCTGCTACTAGCCAGGTCTTGATATTTTAAAGACTCTGCCAATCTTACAATTTACGGGGTATTGAAAGATAATTCTTGTGCGTTCAAACTATTTGGATCTCataatataatttttatgttGAACTTTATGCTCGTATATTTCCTGCCAAGTATTTCAGTTAAGTATTTCATCTAACCCTGCCAGTTCATTAATTTCTGATTATACAGAATTGGCACggaacatgaaaagtttggtTTCGATGTTGAAACGTTGCGCCCTATAACATATGAGCAGATCAGTGGCATGCTGAATGGGTTGTCTGATAGATTCGGCTGGGACAAGATAATGGAAGATAACCATGTTATTGGTCTCAAGCAGGTATATTCCTGGAAGAAAAATGTTAATATATCCATGTTATTCACTGGATCCCTCGTAAATCACGTGACTCTGCAGGGAAACCAAAACATTTCGCTAGAAGCTGGTGGCCAGTTTGAACTTAGTGGTGCTCCGGTTGAAACGTTGCATCAAACTTGTGCAGAGATTAATTCACATCTTTATCAGGTAAACTTCTCTAAATGAGCGTAGTATTGCATGGAAAAGTATTCACTTTTTAGAGGAACTCTGAAACGTTCATTTGTTGGATTCTCAAATGTGACATTCTAATATCATACTTAACTCCAACCCGGCAACTATTTCTTTATTAGTTGGTCATATATTCATATCCCCAAAACCATAGAAAATTCACGCAAGACAAATATTTATTTGCATTCCAATCACAAAAAAAACCATAGAAAGTTCACGAGCAGGGCTAATACTATTTATTTGTATCCTAACCACAGGGGACAACTTTCTATATTCTAAGTTTATTTTTATAAGAGGAACTGTGGGGTACCGACGTACCATAAAACCCCACAACATTTTACTGAAGTTTGAACATGTTTACATATGTACAATATTTGGTCGAACGGGAGACATAGCATTGTCCCTCCACCCATTGATCGATGCATACGGTCTTTTATTACCTTATTAAAGTTTAGGTCTTACTAGAGAATATGGGTCACACTATCAACCGTCCAAAAACAAAAGACAACATGAAATGGTGTTGCATCAACGTGTTATCCTATGATCAAAACGCCAGCTTCACTGGTTGTATAAATCCCGATAAACCATCTCAAGTAGCCAAACCCTCTAACTTCTCCGTCGGTTGTAGGCAGGATCACATACAGATCCAATGTATAGCCAGCAGTATAACATCCATAAAGAAAGTTGATTTTACATTGCTTAAACTATAGTCATTGTGTATGTTCCCTATGGCCCAAATTAACACCAACCAGATATGTGATgttcgttcaaaaaaaaaaaccagataTGTGATGTTATTAGGGGACATGATATGGATAAATGATGTATTGATTCATTTTGATAAAAAAACATTTTTACTGCCTTGCTAATTTAGTTTAGCTAAACTGAGTTTGTGAGTAGCAGTTTACGATgtaagaaccacataaatataCTTATCTTTAGGGGTACTTTCATTTTCCATATATGCATGTATTTACGGTGGAACCTTGTATGGTCATTCATGTAGCAAATATACAAAGATTTGACCATGAAAGAACCATATGTTGTTAGCTTCTAAGTAAACACATCAGGTTGCATGGGCATATGAATATCTATCAAGTGGTTAACCAGATGAAACCATCTCGCTCCTCTGTTCCCGTTAAAGCTTGCGTAAATGCTATCTTTAACATTGACCGTGACATAAAATTAGCTACCAAAACTTATTTTCCTTGTATATTATGTTATGCAAAGATGGATATTTGTGAGACTAGGAGTATCACCCAGTCACGTATCTTCCAGAAATGATTACCCTCACCATTTCTTATGTTGAAAGACCCTCATTCGaagaatttatcttttttactttCAGAAGACCTTTCCAGAGAGAAAAGTACGAGGGCTTTAACTCTAATACCTCCACCCAAGTCCCACTTGATCTTTTGGTCCACATATAATGGTCCATTGAGTTAGCCTATGCTTCCTCTTATGATCATCATTTTGATAAAAAAAGTCTTAATTGAAAGAAATCCAATATTTTCATACTCCTTTTGGTATTTCAAAGAAGAATAGGATAAACATCTGAATGCTAGTTAAAACTGAATTAATTAGGACTGGGATCCCCGTACGAGAGTAATTTTCCCACCAAACGTGTGAGGTTTCTCTCAAAACGATCCTCTACCAACATTCGTTCACCAAATTTTTAGTTTACGATGGTGAATTGGGATTCccaaatatctaaaagggaatgaTCATCACTCACAACCAAATAGACTTCTATAATGATCCTCTACATCCTTTTTTTTTACTGAAACAAATCACTTCCCTCTTATGAAAGTTGACTTTTAGTCCCCATAGTTGTTAAAAAtgcagaatatatatatatatatatataactatatatatatatatatatatatatatatatatatatatataactatcCTATTGAGCCCTTTTTATATGTCATGTTCACAAAAGATGATGGTATCATCACAGGTATGATTATGTCTACCTTACCATCTTCCTACGCTTTCGTAATTAAAATTGCAACACATCTACAACAAGATTGAATAACATGGGTGATAGCGAACCACCTTGTTTCAATCCTTTTTAGATATGAAAATAATGACGTATGTACTTGCTTATTTTAATACCAACAGTCCCCTAACTAAAAAAAAATGATCGATCCATTGACACTGTTTAGGGTCAAAGCCCTTCATGCACGACACTTTTTGTACGCAAGGGCATTGAACTTTATAATAGGATTTTCAAACTCTATTTTAAGAAACACCTTATCCATTTTCTTTGTATGAAGTTCATAGATTGTTTCATGGAGAATCAGCACCCTTTATAAAATATATCTCCCTAGGCCGTTTAAGTTGGTTGAATTATTATATGTGCCACCTTAGTTACACGGTTAGTGCCAGCTATTGTAAATATTTTAAAGCGCACAGTCAATAAACAAATCGGtctgtatttttgtattttcacgACATTTTCTTTCTTAGGGAGCAAAGTAATAGTGTCGTAAGTTAGATGAAAGAGTGCTTATTGTTCTTGTTAGAATTTAGCAAACTTATTCATCAAGTCATGTTTAAAATCTGTCGAATTTTTTGGTAGAACTCTGTTTGCAACCCGCATGGCCCCGAAGCTTTATTCTTTTCCATTTCCATAATAGCTTCATACACCACCTTTTCTGCAAAGTCATATGTAAGAAAATTATTTTCTTCTTGTGTAAATTGTGGAATAAAACTTTGTAATAttgtttttaatattttcttgtccTATAACCGTTCCCTCGTTCTCTTCTTTCTTATATGTTTACAAtatttacaaaacaaaaaatgcattTGTAATAATACTAAGTTTCTTGTGGGAGTTGGATTTCTTGGACTTGGATTTCAGCCAAACAAAAAATCTATATTTTAAGTTTCTTGTGGGAGTTAGTATGATATTATGATGCATTTCTTGTTAAATCAAAACCCAAGTGCGCGCAATTATCTAACCGTTTCATGTTTTGTTTATGCTATCTAGGTTTATCTACTCAAAGTATAATTGCACTATGTTGTATGTTCTTGTGTTGTGTCGTACATAGTTATATGCTATGATACCAACTTATCATGGTTATTGTAGGTCAAAGCAGTTGGAGAGGAAATGGGAATTGGGTTTCTTGGACTTGGTTTTCAGCCAACATTACCATTGAATGATATACCAAAAATGCCCAAGGTATTTCACTCcataaaacttaaaaataaaATGTAGTGTTTAAAGTGCGTTCTGTTCTTAGACTGTTAAAGTTCCTTGTTTCTATTTGACTTATATCTCAGTTTAGTCAATTGCCGAGAAATGAAGCTACAGATCATAGTTCATGGGAGTAATATAGCTACAAATACCTTGTTTTGATGCATCCCTTTATTccctttttttttagatcaagatCCCTTTATTCCCTTCTTGCTTGGTACACAATTATGCGTGACAAAACTACAGTACGACTTCATTGAGCATTTAAAAGTTAGGACAAAATGACCGATAACTGATATTGGTGTCTCTTACGCACACCCTCTGCACGATATAAATACATTTCTTGTGTGAAAGATAGTTGTACTGTTACTAGTTCACATCAAGATTGATGTTGTTACTTTGTAGGCAAGGGATGAAATTATGAGAAATTACATGCCCAAAGTTGGTTCTCTTGGCCTTGATACGATGTTCCGGACATGCACTGTACAGGTAAGTCATTATGATCTTTGTGTTCTGTGCCATTTAGACATCTTTTCTCTCTTTATTTGATTTCACCTCAAAAATACTATATGCAACTATTTGTGACTTCACTGAATAATTTTGCTTAATAGTTCACTGTTCCGGCATGCAGGTTAATCTCGACTTCAGATCAGAGCAAGATATGATAAGAAAATTACGTGCTAGCCTCGCGTTGCAGCCTGTGGGTATATATGTATTATCCTTCTGGCAATAATCGTTAGTGCTCTGCTCTGCTCTCAGTCGAACCTGACTCGTTTGTTTAACAGCTTGCGACAGCAATATTTGCAAATTCCCCGTTCAAAGAAGGAAAACCAAATGGGTTTCTCAGTTTAAGAAGGTGTTTGATTCAAAGATTTTGAGAACTTAAATATGATATTTCATTTATGAAGCTGCTAACATGATTACCATCATCTGCAGCCATACCTATACTGATATTGATAACAACCGAACGGGGATGCTTCCTTTTGTTTTTGATAACTCATTTGGGTAATCATTCATATGAACTCCTTGCTCTCCCCCACCTAGAATCTCAGTAATTTGATTGATACCATGGTCGTGGTTTATTTTACCAGGCCAGCAACAGTGGCTATTTCACATCATGTAGAGGGTTGTAGCATGTACGTGCTCAATTAATTATGTTTTGTTCGGATTGTGCTTTATCTTTGAGCTTGCTTTTGTTCTGTTTGTTTTAGTGCAGAATTGTGAACTGGAATTAGCTAGCCGGTAGCTACGCTTGGTATATGTATTTTGTCTTGAGTTTGATTGCTTCAGTAGACATTGTTGTGCATCTAAATATGCATTATAATATTGGGTTGAATATAATATAATAGAGCTGTGGGTTGGCCCTGTTTTTCTAATAGAAAGATATAATCTGTCTAAGCAAGCAGTGGGCATCATTCTTGTGGTAGATAAAAAAACTGGGATTGGAGGTGAACCAGGTTGATTACTTGCTACTATTTCTGTTTTCAAGTATATTGGGTCTGTCAAATGGATAAATTTATTAGCAACGCCACAGTTCCCAGGAAAAATATCAGATGGATGCTGCCCGTCTCATATTATACAAGCAGTATGTCCAGCATTGTCCTCTTAATTGGCTTGGTGAATTACATGTGCATGTCATCCCTCCCTGTGAATCCTTTAGAAACATCAGACCCACCTGCTAAAGTGGGAACAGAAAAGTGGTAATGTTTGTTTTCTTTGAAAAAACACTCATGTTTATGGTGATGTACACACATGTATTTACTTAGGAAATGACTACTTACAGAATATCATTGTTCTTTTGGGTCTAAATTCACGTGTTTCAGCTTGAGTGCTTTGATTGTTCTATCTTTTGGTCGCATGTTCTTGTGTGATGTTGTTCCAAAATAGAATTGAGCTATATCCCTCCTTTTTTAAATTTGCAGTGCTAATACCTTTTGGGACAGGATCGTGCAGCCGGATGGGGCAGCCTCAGCGACGGTTATGATTGCAGCGCAGGTATGCTTATCCTACTAACCTCTCTTTCTTCTCGTACATACTTTCATATGCTCTATCTTTATTCCCCATTCTCAGAGGTATATTGTAAGGAGTATTTTTCGTTGGCTATTCGGGTCACCTGTTCAGGCTGCAACAGATGGAGAGGTTGGACAGTAGTGGAAATTATATGAACGCAGTCTCCTGTGGTCATCCTCTCTAAACTTTGGTTTGTCATTTTTTCATTTGTTGTACTGAAATTTTGATATTGTAGTCCTCAGGTTTCCAGTAAGACCGGAAACTCATATGCATTTAGATATGGATGTTTGTTTTGTGCTTAGTGATGATCCAGACGAATCTTCAGCAGAGAAAACAATATTGCTACCTCCGTTCTTAAAAAACATTGTCAACTTTGTCCATATATGGAGGTATGTAGACATAGTTTAGTTAAAGATTtgtccgtatctagaaaaagttgagaaaGTTTTTTGAGGAACGGAGGCAGTACTTCACATGTATTTAGTTGAAACCTGAGGACTACAATATCTAGACAAATCTGAGACA contains:
- the LOC124663405 gene encoding glutamate--cysteine ligase B, chloroplastic-like, which translates into the protein MQLLAKPKKNYRIGTEHEKFGFDVETLRPITYEQISGMLNGLSDRFGWDKIMEDNHVIGLKQGNQNISLEAGGQFELSGAPVETLHQTCAEINSHLYQVKAVGEEMGIGFLGLGFQPTLPLNDIPKMPKARDEIMRNYMPKVGSLGLDTMFRTCTVQVNLDFRSEQDMIRKLRASLALQPLATAIFANSPFKEGKPNGFLSLRSHTYTDIDNNRTGMLPFVFDNSFG